A section of the Prochlorococcus sp. MIT 1341 genome encodes:
- a CDS encoding glycosyltransferase: MTAQDLTNLPSRIALVHEWFSDRSVGGAESVVEQIDLLLSSLERQPQLFSLIDDLSISRRSWLTGRKVKTTFIQRLPFGRSHVQQYLPLLPYAIEQLDLSDYSLVISSSHLVAKGVLTSPDQMHISYVHTPVRYAWDQMNLYLKRSALSRNGLEPIIRLLLHDLRKWDQLSATRVDYLLSNSRFTARRIAKFWGRESKVLHPPVEVERFFWDRDRSDHYLCLCRLVPYKRVDLVIRAFNQLQLPLNVVGDGPERRFLEKIAGPTIKILGKQDDSQVQSLMSTCRAFVYAGLEDFGIAPVEAMASGAPVIGFGRGGLLDTIRCATSTLDAPTGVLFPEQSVQSICDAVSWFEEECLWKRFSAESLRIWAENFRPEAFRSRLEKILLELWSEHQTACSFASAGPARKFDFPCKSESETNFTERG; this comes from the coding sequence ATGACTGCACAAGATCTCACCAATCTCCCATCAAGAATAGCATTAGTGCATGAGTGGTTTTCAGATAGATCTGTAGGAGGTGCGGAGTCAGTAGTGGAACAGATTGACCTATTGCTTTCTTCACTGGAAAGGCAGCCACAGCTTTTTTCTTTGATTGATGACTTAAGTATTTCTAGAAGATCATGGCTGACTGGACGTAAAGTTAAAACAACCTTTATACAACGCCTCCCTTTTGGAAGATCGCACGTTCAACAATATTTACCGCTTCTTCCATATGCTATTGAACAGTTAGACCTTTCTGATTATTCGCTTGTTATTAGTAGTAGCCATCTTGTTGCTAAAGGAGTTCTAACTTCACCAGATCAAATGCACATAAGTTATGTCCACACTCCAGTGCGGTACGCCTGGGACCAAATGAATTTATATCTAAAGCGATCTGCCTTGTCACGTAATGGACTGGAGCCGATTATTCGTCTTTTACTTCATGATCTCAGAAAATGGGATCAACTTAGTGCCACACGTGTTGACTATCTTCTTTCGAATTCACGTTTCACTGCTCGGCGTATAGCCAAGTTTTGGGGAAGAGAATCTAAAGTTCTTCACCCTCCGGTAGAAGTTGAGAGATTCTTTTGGGATAGAGATAGGAGTGATCACTATCTTTGCTTATGCAGACTTGTCCCCTACAAGCGTGTTGATTTAGTTATTAGGGCTTTCAATCAGTTGCAACTCCCTTTGAATGTTGTAGGAGATGGTCCTGAAAGACGATTCTTAGAGAAAATAGCCGGACCTACTATCAAGATTCTTGGCAAGCAAGATGATTCTCAAGTTCAATCCTTGATGTCAACATGTCGGGCATTTGTTTATGCAGGACTTGAAGATTTTGGCATTGCACCTGTAGAGGCGATGGCTTCTGGGGCTCCTGTTATTGGATTTGGACGAGGCGGGCTGCTTGACACCATTCGATGCGCAACAAGTACTTTGGATGCTCCGACAGGAGTTCTTTTCCCAGAACAAAGTGTGCAATCAATATGTGATGCAGTTAGTTGGTTTGAAGAAGAATGTCTTTGGAAAAGGTTTTCTGCTGAATCTTTGAGAATTTGGGCAGAAAATTTTAGGCCTGAAGCTTTTAGATCTAGACTTGAAAAAATCTTGCTAGAGTTATGGTCAGAGCATCAGACAGCTTGTTCCTTTGCGTCGGCTGGCCCGGCTAGGAAATTTGATTTTCCTTGCAAGTCAGAATCAGAAACTAACTTTACAGAGAGAGGTTAA
- a CDS encoding glycosyltransferase family 2 protein → MEKSKDLVSIVLPVYNGSRYIEQAINSLLIQSYQNLEIIAVDDGSDDNSVEIITNIAKNDSRIKLVKRDHEGLIETLKFGIGIAKGKYIGRMDADDISHKSRIEKQINLLKSKKADICGCSFYTINETSFIKRHFDVPYSQKEFKIRLATSVPFCHGSILTKSKILQEFIYGEGGELAVEDYSLWTKMAMEGVKFANCKEPLYYLRVNRKSFTFSKGSLVPKGRLSVGLNYISQNQEELLTLVKPKKIFRGIKKFSCFIAGDYLYLLKVLSRYHKNSNRICITGIRLLLSMKYIIYLVKATLNILMYKALNQEINIDK, encoded by the coding sequence ATGGAAAAAAGCAAAGATCTGGTTTCGATAGTATTACCCGTCTACAACGGTTCGAGATATATAGAGCAAGCGATAAATTCACTATTAATCCAGTCGTACCAAAACCTAGAAATTATTGCTGTGGATGATGGATCGGATGATAACTCCGTTGAGATAATAACAAACATTGCCAAAAATGATAGTAGAATTAAGCTAGTCAAGCGAGATCACGAGGGACTGATTGAAACATTAAAGTTTGGGATAGGAATTGCAAAAGGAAAATATATTGGAAGAATGGATGCAGATGATATAAGCCATAAAAGTCGGATCGAAAAACAAATTAACTTATTAAAGTCTAAAAAAGCCGACATATGTGGGTGTTCCTTTTATACTATTAATGAAACTTCATTCATAAAAAGACATTTCGATGTTCCTTATAGCCAGAAGGAATTCAAGATTAGACTTGCTACTTCAGTACCATTTTGCCATGGAAGTATCTTAACTAAAAGCAAGATTCTTCAGGAGTTCATATACGGGGAAGGGGGTGAATTAGCTGTAGAAGACTATTCACTTTGGACAAAGATGGCGATGGAAGGGGTTAAATTTGCTAATTGCAAGGAACCTCTTTATTACTTAAGAGTTAACAGAAAATCCTTCACCTTCTCTAAGGGATCTTTAGTTCCCAAGGGGCGACTTAGTGTTGGACTTAACTATATCAGTCAAAATCAGGAAGAGTTATTAACCTTAGTAAAGCCTAAGAAAATATTCAGAGGCATCAAAAAATTCAGCTGCTTTATTGCAGGTGATTATTTATATCTGTTAAAGGTATTAAGCAGATATCATAAAAATTCAAATAGGATCTGTATAACTGGCATAAGATTATTGCTATCCATGAAATATATTATTTATTTAGTTAAAGCAACATTGAATATTCTAATGTATAAAGCCCTAAATCAAGAGATAAATATTGATAAGTAG
- a CDS encoding NAD-dependent epimerase/dehydratase family protein has translation MIKSLVTGGAGFIGSHIVDKLLNAGHSVICLDNEFADNEIFFWNDKAQNIKGDIRDANLLSGLLPGVDYVFHCAAESRIVPAIKNPLNTLDINVLGTANLLQCSREAGVKRVIFSSTSSAYGLNPVPNVETQPEDCLNPYSVSKVSAEKICSMYSNLYGLQTIIFRYFNVYGERAPRKGQYCPVIGIFLRQKEAGESLTIVGDGNQRRDFVYVGDVANANLIAATKEISSNHFGQVYNVGNGYNISINEIAKSISDDFIYVPSREGEAFENLADITKFKSTFHWEPQMTVENWIAKQI, from the coding sequence ATGATTAAAAGCTTGGTAACTGGTGGAGCAGGTTTTATTGGTTCGCATATTGTGGACAAGCTTTTAAATGCAGGCCACTCAGTAATATGCCTGGATAATGAATTTGCAGATAATGAGATATTTTTCTGGAATGATAAAGCACAAAACATAAAAGGTGATATCCGAGACGCTAATTTGCTCTCCGGGCTGCTTCCGGGTGTTGATTACGTATTTCATTGTGCGGCGGAATCTCGAATTGTTCCAGCAATTAAAAATCCTTTGAATACATTAGATATTAATGTTCTTGGAACAGCAAACTTGCTTCAATGTTCAAGAGAAGCAGGTGTTAAACGAGTTATTTTTTCTTCGACTTCATCGGCATATGGACTTAACCCTGTTCCAAATGTAGAGACTCAGCCTGAAGACTGTTTAAACCCATATTCTGTTTCCAAGGTCTCTGCTGAGAAAATTTGCTCAATGTACTCCAACCTATATGGATTGCAAACTATCATATTTAGATACTTTAATGTTTATGGAGAGAGAGCACCTCGGAAAGGTCAATATTGCCCCGTAATCGGTATTTTTCTTCGGCAAAAAGAAGCAGGGGAATCCCTCACAATCGTTGGAGATGGTAATCAAAGAAGAGATTTTGTTTATGTTGGTGATGTGGCAAATGCCAATTTAATAGCAGCCACCAAGGAAATTTCATCTAACCATTTTGGTCAGGTCTATAATGTTGGCAACGGTTATAATATTTCAATAAACGAAATAGCCAAGTCTATTTCCGATGATTTTATTTATGTTCCTAGCCGAGAAGGAGAGGCTTTTGAGAATTTGGCAGATATTACAAAGTTTAAGTCAACATTTCATTGGGAGCCTCAAATGACAGTTGAGAATTGGATTGCTAAACAGATATAG
- a CDS encoding adenylyltransferase/cytidyltransferase family protein: MRYCFDIDGTIFDTPTDAEGRPDYFNSVPIPMMLQEVNKLYDQGHYIIFFTARGRSSGLDWSRHTKEQLDKWGFKYNELYPMFCKPTADLFIDDKAINVDVWKRQLPLVKGIIAGAFDLIHPGYIRMMKFAKLHCNHLTIALHVDPSTERPKKLAPVHTTQERIEVLESIKYIDEISPYTSEEEFLSLLQNYQVRFLGTDYKDGSYTGKDLPIKIIWVDRSHKYSTTVLKHKVFASYKDHFVI; encoded by the coding sequence ATGAGATATTGTTTTGATATAGATGGCACAATATTTGATACCCCGACTGATGCAGAAGGTAGACCTGATTATTTTAATTCTGTTCCTATTCCTATGATGCTACAAGAAGTAAATAAATTATATGATCAAGGGCATTACATCATCTTTTTTACAGCCAGAGGTAGGAGTTCGGGCTTAGATTGGTCTAGACATACCAAGGAACAGCTTGATAAATGGGGATTTAAATATAACGAGCTTTATCCTATGTTTTGTAAGCCAACAGCAGATTTATTTATCGATGATAAGGCAATTAATGTAGATGTATGGAAGAGACAATTACCCTTGGTAAAGGGGATTATTGCGGGAGCTTTTGATTTAATACATCCAGGATATATTCGTATGATGAAATTTGCTAAGTTACACTGTAACCATCTCACTATCGCTTTACATGTTGACCCTTCAACTGAACGACCTAAAAAGCTAGCACCCGTCCACACCACACAAGAACGAATAGAAGTTTTAGAATCAATAAAATATATTGATGAGATTTCTCCCTATACCTCCGAAGAAGAATTCCTTTCTCTTTTGCAAAACTATCAGGTAAGATTTTTAGGAACTGATTACAAAGACGGTTCCTACACCGGAAAAGATCTACCTATAAAAATAATATGGGTAGATAGATCTCATAAATATTCCACTACAGTCCTGAAGCATAAGGTCTTTGCTTCATATAAGGACCATTTCGTAATCTAG
- a CDS encoding glycosyltransferase family 2 protein — translation MNYSPKISIITPTWNRCHLIGRVYNCLQEQTYKNFEWIVGDDGSDDETEIMVQKIASSSPFPIYYLRSSLHIGKPKIDNSALSICTGEFILWCDSDDILLPNALENLVSEWSNLPPESMNSFIGVAALYKTKSSVLNKQITKGINFQCKLIDLEFKHLIEEDMLLFFKSTYLKSNRFPEEDLIVPESSLWSKFYNQNILVITDVLGIKEYNSVDSVSFHNKIKYARGHAFCLSITTPFHSKYLTFLQILGRTIKFIRYSFHGDLTNKQASTMWGSVCPRFYYILCHVPAFLLVMYDVLRKKVERTHLEYLKNSINTYISYEKYMPSIDPNSDINQLK, via the coding sequence ATGAATTACAGCCCTAAGATATCAATTATAACTCCTACATGGAATCGTTGCCATTTAATCGGTCGGGTTTACAATTGCTTGCAGGAGCAAACGTATAAAAATTTTGAATGGATAGTTGGAGATGATGGATCTGATGATGAAACGGAAATTATGGTTCAAAAAATTGCCTCCTCATCTCCCTTTCCTATCTATTATTTGCGTTCCAGTCTTCACATAGGAAAACCAAAGATTGACAATAGTGCTCTCTCCATTTGCACTGGTGAATTCATCCTTTGGTGCGATTCTGATGATATTTTACTTCCTAATGCATTGGAGAATCTAGTATCTGAGTGGTCAAACCTTCCTCCTGAGTCGATGAATAGCTTTATTGGGGTGGCTGCCCTATATAAGACAAAAAGCTCGGTCTTGAATAAACAAATTACAAAAGGAATTAACTTTCAGTGTAAGTTGATTGACCTAGAGTTTAAGCACCTAATTGAAGAAGATATGCTATTGTTTTTCAAGTCTACATATTTAAAGTCTAATAGGTTTCCAGAAGAAGATTTAATAGTCCCAGAGTCCTCACTTTGGTCAAAATTCTACAATCAGAATATATTAGTTATCACTGATGTACTTGGCATAAAAGAATACAATTCTGTTGATTCAGTTTCCTTTCATAATAAAATAAAGTATGCAAGAGGACATGCATTCTGTTTATCAATTACGACTCCATTTCATTCTAAATACCTTACATTCTTACAAATCCTTGGAAGGACAATTAAATTTATCAGGTATTCATTCCATGGTGATTTAACCAACAAACAGGCTTCTACTATGTGGGGGTCAGTTTGTCCAAGATTCTATTATATACTTTGTCATGTACCTGCCTTTCTACTTGTCATGTATGACGTTCTCCGTAAAAAAGTTGAGAGGACTCATTTAGAGTATTTAAAGAATTCAATAAATACATATATTTCCTATGAAAAATATATGCCTTCTATTGATCCTAATTCAGATATAAATCAGTTAAAATGA
- a CDS encoding glycosyltransferase: protein MNKLAILIPTLDVGGAEKVVIKLANGLPDFGWEVDLLCMKGGTLSPLILPYVKVIEFNCNSYRSLLYQYSLYLKKRKPDIVLSTLYMTSIIIILGKIITRQKHVVVLGAHNSFVKKLTTPHNHKDRLILEPMAKFLFPRATCMISVSKGLTKEMYETFKFKSGFIETIYNPVLTSTNIKPIKEDSYHKWLENSNPKGYKTIISVGRLVKQKAYDDLLNAFSIASAQKDLRLVIIGSGPNLSSLKDLAKELCISHLVDFVGYKPNPMDYVCKADLFVCSSLWEGLQNVIIESLASGCPVVSTDCPHGPREILVSKEFGLLAPVSNPPELAISILSALNIYKKDTFQTPSLESHLTKFTTDTVLPRYSGLFYDLLSKEKV from the coding sequence ATGAATAAGTTAGCAATTCTTATACCTACACTTGACGTTGGTGGCGCAGAAAAAGTAGTTATAAAGCTGGCAAATGGATTACCAGATTTTGGTTGGGAAGTAGATTTATTGTGCATGAAGGGTGGAACATTATCTCCTTTAATATTACCTTATGTAAAAGTAATTGAATTTAACTGTAATTCCTATCGTTCGTTACTATATCAGTATAGTTTATATCTCAAAAAAAGAAAGCCGGATATAGTTTTATCTACACTTTACATGACGTCTATAATAATAATTTTAGGAAAGATTATCACACGCCAGAAGCATGTAGTTGTATTAGGCGCACATAACTCATTTGTCAAGAAGCTAACCACGCCACATAATCACAAAGACCGCCTAATCCTTGAGCCTATGGCAAAGTTTTTATTTCCACGTGCTACATGCATGATAAGTGTTTCAAAGGGCCTTACAAAAGAAATGTATGAGACATTTAAGTTTAAGAGTGGTTTTATTGAAACAATTTACAATCCGGTACTTACATCAACCAATATCAAACCAATCAAGGAAGATTCATATCATAAATGGCTGGAAAATAGTAATCCAAAAGGATATAAGACTATAATTAGTGTTGGGCGTCTTGTTAAGCAGAAAGCATATGATGATCTTCTGAATGCTTTTTCAATCGCCAGTGCGCAAAAAGATTTAAGACTGGTGATTATAGGATCAGGTCCTAATTTATCTTCACTTAAAGATCTCGCTAAAGAGTTATGTATTAGTCATCTCGTTGACTTTGTTGGCTATAAGCCTAATCCTATGGACTATGTATGCAAAGCAGATTTGTTTGTATGTTCATCCCTCTGGGAAGGGTTGCAAAATGTTATCATTGAATCACTGGCTTCAGGATGCCCAGTGGTTTCTACAGATTGTCCTCATGGCCCAAGAGAGATTTTAGTTTCTAAGGAATTTGGGCTACTAGCACCAGTATCCAATCCACCTGAACTTGCTATTTCAATACTATCTGCTCTTAATATATATAAAAAAGATACTTTTCAAACACCTTCTCTAGAATCTCACCTAACTAAATTCACAACAGATACTGTATTGCCACGTTATTCAGGGCTTTTCTACGACCTTTTGTCAAAAGAAAAGGTTTGA
- a CDS encoding glycosyltransferase has protein sequence MKKKFSRSTNILLVTKDLSDCFIGGRERLSQTYRSLLHKLFPESLLIFCPYPYSVNAFARYIYSIVGMLDGLTPSRIFSIITLVKKNNIELVFIDGSNYGLIALVLRLYCPNVHITSLFHNVESRFFWGSFLRKKTLKALGIILSNYIAEFFCIWCSHTSITLTSHDQKKLKFLYQKESSEVVPLVIDDSRSVEEVNKEIIPIEPYLLFVGGPFYANIQGVEWYIKNVSEKAPLSLYIVGNGFELYSGLFANHKNVKFVGSVRSLSPWYNSASAVIAPIFDGSGMKTKVAEALQYGKAIIGTKEAFTGYTLPDHKGIFECISGSDFIQAINTIHDYPPPRFDISLRSIYEAYYSYEAGYKKLYSVLNLE, from the coding sequence ATGAAAAAAAAATTTTCAAGGTCGACAAATATCCTTTTAGTTACAAAAGATCTAAGTGACTGTTTTATAGGTGGTCGAGAGAGACTGTCACAAACTTATCGGTCCTTATTGCATAAATTGTTTCCTGAAAGCCTATTAATATTTTGTCCATATCCCTATTCAGTAAACGCCTTTGCTAGATATATTTATTCCATTGTGGGGATGTTAGATGGTCTTACTCCATCGAGAATATTTTCCATAATTACTTTGGTAAAGAAAAATAATATTGAACTAGTTTTTATTGACGGTTCAAATTATGGGTTAATAGCACTTGTCCTACGGCTTTATTGTCCTAATGTTCATATTACTAGTTTATTCCATAATGTAGAATCACGATTTTTCTGGGGTTCATTTCTTAGAAAGAAAACTCTCAAAGCCTTAGGTATAATATTATCAAATTACATAGCTGAATTCTTTTGTATATGGTGTAGCCATACTTCAATAACATTGACTTCACATGACCAAAAGAAACTTAAATTTCTATACCAAAAAGAGTCTTCTGAAGTTGTACCTTTGGTTATCGATGATTCTAGAAGCGTGGAGGAAGTTAACAAAGAAATAATTCCTATTGAACCTTATCTGCTTTTTGTTGGGGGACCATTTTATGCGAATATTCAAGGTGTAGAATGGTATATCAAAAATGTTTCGGAGAAGGCCCCTCTATCACTTTATATAGTGGGCAATGGTTTCGAACTATATAGTGGCTTATTTGCCAACCATAAGAACGTAAAGTTTGTTGGCTCGGTGAGGTCCTTGTCTCCCTGGTATAATTCAGCATCTGCTGTAATAGCACCAATATTTGATGGATCCGGAATGAAAACAAAGGTAGCCGAAGCACTTCAGTATGGCAAGGCAATTATTGGAACTAAAGAGGCTTTCACCGGATACACTTTACCGGATCACAAAGGTATCTTTGAATGCATTTCGGGATCAGACTTTATACAAGCTATTAACACAATACATGATTACCCACCACCCAGGTTTGACATCTCCCTTCGTTCCATATATGAAGCATATTATTCATATGAAGCAGGATATAAAAAACTATATAGTGTTCTTAACCTAGAGTGA
- a CDS encoding acylneuraminate cytidylyltransferase family protein produces the protein MGKKEMSSSKSHSTIDLDIAIIVPARGGSKGIPGKNLISLNGKPLVDYTLEFASNLKHDTFLSSDDEAILDRAEIYNAKKIRRPHDLAMDNSSIIGCLIHASNYINSNLKKYDSIVMLQPTYPIRNLKEVRLAIKRFQSNRMETLVAINKMREDPSECIKLNQDMRNWSYIEEKPNDFCAVSSNRQEYESRNYFISGNFYITNIETLIRYKRIMHDQTEFYITNERYPVDIDCFEDLAFAEARIKSLEN, from the coding sequence ATGGGTAAAAAAGAAATGTCGAGCTCTAAGTCTCATTCAACTATCGATTTAGATATAGCAATTATAGTTCCTGCAAGAGGAGGATCTAAAGGTATTCCTGGTAAAAATCTAATAAGTTTAAACGGAAAGCCTCTAGTAGATTATACATTAGAGTTTGCATCAAATCTAAAGCATGACACATTCTTATCTAGTGATGATGAGGCTATATTAGATCGAGCTGAAATATACAATGCAAAAAAAATTAGACGCCCTCACGATCTAGCTATGGATAATTCTAGTATAATTGGTTGTCTAATCCACGCTTCTAATTATATAAACTCTAACTTAAAGAAATATGATTCAATTGTAATGTTGCAACCAACATATCCCATAAGAAATCTTAAAGAGGTGCGGTTAGCGATAAAAAGATTTCAATCAAATAGAATGGAAACATTAGTTGCAATTAATAAGATGAGAGAGGATCCATCTGAGTGCATCAAATTAAACCAAGACATGAGGAATTGGTCATATATTGAGGAAAAGCCAAATGATTTTTGTGCTGTGTCGAGCAATAGGCAAGAGTACGAAAGTAGAAATTATTTTATTAGCGGTAACTTTTATATCACCAATATAGAAACGCTAATTAGATATAAGCGGATAATGCACGATCAAACTGAGTTTTACATTACTAATGAAAGGTACCCTGTAGATATTGACTGCTTTGAAGACCTTGCGTTTGCGGAAGCAAGAATTAAAAGTCTAGAGAATTAG
- a CDS encoding VOC family protein, which yields MAVVTTFIRHVGLVVEDLNASKDFWINCVGFEIMKEALETGSFMDNMMDLNNVEVQTCKLKDKNGMVLELLHFNSHQHKPQSERENLIVYRHGFTHVALQTSNIDLLIKNLQKYNCKPFNMPMTSPDGAARVVYSIGPENILLELVELQG from the coding sequence ATGGCAGTTGTTACCACTTTTATCAGACACGTTGGTCTAGTAGTTGAAGATTTAAACGCTTCAAAGGATTTTTGGATTAACTGTGTTGGCTTTGAAATAATGAAAGAAGCATTGGAGACAGGCAGCTTTATGGATAACATGATGGACCTGAACAATGTGGAAGTTCAGACATGTAAGCTCAAGGATAAAAATGGAATGGTGTTAGAACTTTTGCATTTTAATAGTCACCAGCATAAGCCTCAATCTGAAAGAGAAAACTTGATAGTATATCGACACGGCTTTACCCATGTAGCATTGCAAACTTCTAATATAGATTTATTAATTAAGAATTTGCAAAAATATAATTGCAAGCCTTTTAATATGCCAATGACTTCTCCAGATGGAGCTGCACGAGTAGTGTATTCAATAGGGCCAGAGAATATTCTTCTAGAGCTTGTTGAATTACAAGGCTAA
- a CDS encoding aspartate aminotransferase family protein yields the protein MKLSLPMKRFFLGSTKLKTKHRTISTEIPNKRDIEDLENLFSNESQSMHGQYPMIWDKAYDCYVQDRHGNKWIDFTSTIFLTNAGHANKQIIKAIKKTAKKSLLHSYTYATSERINYLNFLIQNTPEEFEKAFLLSAGTEATEAALKLMRLHAQSRNKKRPGIICIEGNYHGRTMGAQLMNSNESQKNWIGFKDPNIHFLPFPYEWQLEGIDPREFIQDSLNNLIARENLNPKEDICGFMLEAYQGWGACFYPKEYVQVVREFCDEHDLLLCFDEMQAGFGRTGKLFGYQHYDVKADILCCGKGSSSSLPLSIVLGSKQVMDLSPKGSMSSTHSANPICCSAAHANFKFILEKELIKNSEELGIILHHELQRIQANHSNIISHVQGKGLVAAIIFRDSNGNNLTQLATDICYHSLRLGLLLVNTGRESIKIGPPLCISKEALLEGIKVIEEAIISCSQ from the coding sequence TTGAAACTTTCATTACCAATGAAAAGGTTTTTCTTAGGTAGTACAAAATTAAAGACAAAGCATAGAACTATTTCAACTGAAATACCCAATAAGAGGGATATTGAAGACTTGGAGAATTTATTTTCCAATGAAAGCCAATCTATGCATGGACAATATCCCATGATTTGGGATAAAGCATACGATTGTTATGTTCAGGATAGACATGGAAATAAATGGATAGATTTTACTAGTACTATATTTCTAACCAATGCGGGACATGCCAACAAACAAATTATAAAAGCTATTAAAAAAACAGCTAAAAAATCACTTTTACATAGTTATACCTATGCCACTTCAGAGCGCATTAATTATTTGAATTTTTTAATTCAAAATACTCCAGAAGAGTTTGAAAAAGCATTTTTATTGTCAGCGGGTACGGAAGCTACAGAGGCTGCATTGAAACTGATGCGTTTGCATGCTCAATCTAGGAATAAAAAAAGGCCGGGAATTATATGTATAGAGGGTAACTACCACGGAAGAACGATGGGGGCACAATTGATGAACTCTAATGAATCACAGAAGAATTGGATAGGATTTAAAGATCCAAACATTCATTTCCTCCCCTTTCCCTATGAATGGCAACTAGAAGGTATTGACCCAAGAGAATTTATTCAAGATTCTCTAAATAATCTTATCGCTAGAGAAAATTTAAATCCTAAAGAAGACATATGTGGTTTTATGTTAGAAGCATATCAAGGTTGGGGAGCCTGCTTCTATCCGAAAGAGTATGTACAAGTAGTCCGTGAGTTTTGTGACGAACATGATTTGCTTTTATGCTTTGATGAAATGCAAGCAGGCTTTGGCAGAACTGGTAAATTATTTGGTTATCAACATTATGACGTAAAAGCGGATATTCTATGTTGTGGTAAAGGCTCCTCATCAAGTCTTCCATTGTCAATAGTACTTGGGTCGAAGCAAGTGATGGACCTATCCCCCAAAGGTTCTATGAGTTCGACACATTCGGCAAACCCTATTTGCTGTAGCGCAGCTCATGCAAACTTTAAATTTATTTTAGAGAAAGAGTTAATTAAAAACTCAGAAGAGTTAGGTATCATTCTTCATCATGAATTACAGAGAATACAGGCAAATCATTCTAATATTATTAGCCATGTTCAAGGCAAAGGCTTAGTTGCAGCAATAATCTTTAGAGATTCTAATGGTAACAACTTAACTCAATTAGCAACAGATATTTGCTACCATTCATTACGATTAGGGTTGTTATTAGTGAATACAGGACGAGAATCAATAAAGATAGGCCCGCCATTGTGCATTTCAAAGGAGGCATTGTTGGAAGGAATTAAAGTAATTGAAGAAGCAATTATTTCCTGCAGCCAGTAG